Proteins encoded by one window of Nomascus leucogenys isolate Asia chromosome 19, Asia_NLE_v1, whole genome shotgun sequence:
- the LOC115831537 gene encoding uncharacterized protein LOC115831537 isoform X1, translating into MGAAAVGSPAFRRRRRGFSLPVRERQTRLPALPASRLGQRRGALLVQLSWLGGSLPRPPSPGLPAWMGEKKESSGGGDAAAAEGGAGAAASRAPAAVRELQKFIGISTGSLRGLRTKCAVSNDLTQQEIRTLEIQQRNA; encoded by the exons ATGGGAGCCGCAGCGGTGGGGTCGCCGGCAtttcgccgccgccgccgcggatTTTCGCTGCCAGTGCGGGAGCGGCAGACTCGGCTGCCAGCTCTACCGGCGTCCCGGCTCGGGCAGCGCCGAGGGGCGCTCCTGGTCCAGCTCTCCTGGCTCGGGGGTTCCTTGCCTAGGCCCCCGAGCCCCGGTCTCCCCGCCTGGatgggagagaagaaggagagcAGTGGCGGGGGTGATGCGGCGGCCGCGGAGGGAGGCGCAGGGGCCGCGGCCAGCCGGGCGCCTGCAGCAGTGCGGGAGCTCCAGAAGTTCATCGGCATCTCCACAGGCAGCCTGCGCGGGCTGCGCACCAAGTGCGCTGTGTCCAACGACCTCACCCAGCAGGAGATACGGACCCTGGAG aTACAACAGAGAAATGCATAA
- the LOC115831537 gene encoding kinase suppressor of Ras 1-like isoform X2 produces the protein MGAAAVGSPAFRRRRRGFSLPVRERQTRLPALPASRLGQRRGALLVQLSWLGGSLPRPPSPGLPAWMGEKKESSGGGDAAAAEGGAGAAASRAPAAVRELQKFIGISTGSLRGLRTKCAVSNDLTQQEIRTLE, from the exons ATGGGAGCCGCAGCGGTGGGGTCGCCGGCAtttcgccgccgccgccgcggatTTTCGCTGCCAGTGCGGGAGCGGCAGACTCGGCTGCCAGCTCTACCGGCGTCCCGGCTCGGGCAGCGCCGAGGGGCGCTCCTGGTCCAGCTCTCCTGGCTCGGGGGTTCCTTGCCTAGGCCCCCGAGCCCCGGTCTCCCCGCCTGGatgggagagaagaaggagagcAGTGGCGGGGGTGATGCGGCGGCCGCGGAGGGAGGCGCAGGGGCCGCGGCCAGCCGGGCGCCTGCAGCAGTGCGGGAGCTCCAGAAGTTCATCGGCATCTCCACAGGCAGCCTGCGCGGGCTGCGCACCAAGTGCGCTGTGTCCAACGACCTCACCCAGCAGGAGATACGGACCCTGGAG tag